Proteins encoded in a region of the Rickettsia tillamookensis genome:
- a CDS encoding autotransporter outer membrane beta-barrel domain-containing protein — MANISPKLFQKAIQKGLKTALFTTSTTAIMLTGSGALGAATIDANATFSTGVGMTPAVQFAGGTLQYTNDGFTVDADEAVNITAIDVNGKAPALFTVNKNISLGSVDINGGAAFPVSISDTFTLTLTGADGLGNGPDTYTGLGAITLNGATAGLTINSGNPGLITLDGTIDSGAAGQGILIITTDSTFTAAIGATKSLASITASANLDATTLAATSIILNNITIETTGAVNGAINLTGAAAELKAGGLVTGDTIFNGDGRLTLSNGITGAVTTAGNNTGTLTVGAGNVTGAIGTNGGNILKQVLFNGVSDVTSIDATTVTINNAAADVLATGVITAAVNFAADGQLIADNGITGAVTTANNNTGTLTVGAGNVTGAIGTNGGNILKQVLFNGVNDVTSIDATTVTINNGAADVRAAGVITAAVNFAADGQLIADNGITGAVTTANNNTGTLTVGAGNVTGAIGTNGGNILKQVLFNGVNDVTSIDATTVTINNGAADVRAAGVITAAVNFAADGALTANNGITGAVTTKANNTGTLTVGVGDVTGAIGTNGGNILKQVLFNGASDVTSIDATTVTINNGAADVRAAGVITAAVNFAADGALTANNGITGAVTTKANNTGTLTVGVGDVTGAIGTNGGNILKQVLFNGASDVTSIDATTVTINNGAADVRAAGVITAAVNFAADGALTANNGITGAVTTKANNTGTLTVGVGDVTGAIGTNGGNILKQVLFNGASDVTSIDATTVTINNGAADVRAAGVITAAVNFAADGALTANNGITGAVTTKANNTGTLTVGVGDVTGAIGTNGGNILKQVLFNGASDVTSIDATTVTINNGAADVRAAGVITAAVNFAADGALTANNGITGAVTTKANNTGTLTVGVGDVTGAIGTNGGNILKQVLFNGASDVTSIDATTVTINNGAADVRAAGVITAAVNFAADGALTANNGITGAVTTKANNTGTLTVGVGDVTGAIGTNGGNILKQVLFNGASDVTSIDATTVTINNGAADVRAAGVITAAVNFAADGQLIADNGITGAVTTANNNTGTLTVGAGNVTGAIGTNGGNILKQVLFNGMNDVTSIDATTVTINNAAADVLATGVITAAVNFAADGQLIADNGITGAVTTANNNTGTLTVGAGNVTGAIGTNGGNILKQVLFNGVSNVTTIDATTVSIGNVAANVTAAGAITSAVSFGADGALTANNGITGAVTTKANNTGTLTVGVGDVTGAIGTNGGNILKQVLFNGASNVTSIDATTVTVNNAATNVKAAQAITAAVNFAADGALTANNGITGAVTAAGGNGTLTTAGVGVTGAVGTNAASLKVLNAKVNNGAADLVFGSDIYAQTVNFDDIVGGGAVGTIKVGGNLVATTVNFSADVDGGTLEFNGPGGNTYNLSGAITNGATGILNINAGGTVIANDASIGTVAQINIQNNKSFAINAKNADVDILNAQAINFKGANSNLFLLNDSTTDNRVITLKNDLPAFATGGGGLTLIGTTKLVTLQGDGGAKAIGTAGNELASLNVLGSVALNNIDTTNVLAFNILGTTNFVDVGGITNQINVINIGAAGVGHTGAAVAAAAGSYTIDANDGNVGILANGQTINFAHEDATLVLQNSAAGNGTITLNAVLDPGAPNKGKLAVDSGANAGKVILASAGNATYGTAVNRLKQLEFRGNGTFQIDSGIFANDLELSLPAITYNNDINSNLSFGAATALTQNGNINGNVDFNNQAAVITLGANKNITGSVTSTGGVNGTIIATGASTINGPITNLAMLKVGAGAVSITTGGNTSITEIQGNGTALLTLPANFNLTGSINKTGGQALKLKFTNGGSVSGAVGKVGNEVGDITTAGTTNFASSVNAKGAATLGGTTSFADTFTNTGAVTLAKASITNFAKNVTATSFAANNATINFGNSLAFNSNITGSGTTLTLGASQVTYTGTGSFTDTLTLNTTFDGAAKSGGNILIKSGSTLDLSGVSTLALVVTATNFDINNISPDTKYTVISAETAGGLKPTPEGNVKITINNDNRFVDFTFDASTLTLFAEDIAEDVIDEYFEPGGPLANIPNAANIKKSLELMEDAPNGSDARQAFNNFGFMTPQQEADATTHLIQDVVKPSDTIAAINNQVILSNISSSLINLNARMDAIQPAAVAAGDEDRDAKFGAWISPFVGNATQKMRNNISGYKSDTTGGTIGFDGLVNDDLALGLAYTRADTDIKLKNNKTGDKNKVESNIYSVYGLYNVPYENLFVEAIASYSDNRIKSKSRRVVAVAQNTIGYQTANGKYKSESYTGQLMAGYTYMMPENINLTPLAGLRYSAIKDKGYKETGTTNQNLTVKGKNYNSFDGLLGAKVSSNINVNEEVVLTPELYAMVDYAFKNKVPAIDARLQGMTAPFPTNSFKQSKTSFDVGVGVTVKHKMMEYGINYDTNIGSKYFAQQGSVKVRVNF; from the coding sequence ATGGCGAATATTTCTCCAAAATTATTTCAAAAAGCAATTCAAAAAGGTCTTAAAACTGCTTTATTCACTACCTCAACCACAGCGATAATGCTAACCGGTAGCGGGGCACTCGGTGCTGCAACGATAGATGCAAATGCAACATTTAGTACAGGTGTAGGGATGACACCGGCAGTGCAATTTGCAGGCGGTACTCTACAGTATACAAATGACGGTTTTACGGTTGATGCAGATGAAGCAGTAAACATTACGGCAATAGATGTAAACGGTAAAGCACCTGCTTTATTTACGGTAAATAAAAATATTTCTTTAGGTTCTGTTGATATCAATGGCGGTGCGGCATTTCCTGTTAGTATTAGCGATACCTTTACGTTAACTTTAACCGGTGCAGATGGGTTAGGAAATGGTCCTGATACTTATACCGGTTTAGGAGCTATTACCTTAAACGGTGCCACCGCAGGTTTAACTATAAATTCCGGAAACCCAGGCTTAATAACGCTTGACGGGACGATAGACAGTGGAGCTGCTGGTCAGGGTATATTAATAATTACCACGGATTCCACTTTTACTGCTGCGATAGGTGCAACTAAGAGCTTAGCTTCAATAACTGCTAGTGCAAACTTAGATGCTACTACGCTTGCAGCAACAAGTATTATTTTGAATAATATTACAATTGAGACAACAGGTGCAGTAAATGGAGCTATAAATTTAACTGGAGCTGCAGCAGAACTTAAAGCAGGTGGTTTAGTCACGGGTGATACAATATTTAATGGTGATGGTAGATTAACTTTAAGTAACGGTATAACCGGAGCAGTGACAACCGCCGGTAATAATACCGGTACACTTACAGTTGGAGCAGGGAATGTAACCGGAGCTATAGGTACAAATGGCGGTAACATATTAAAGCAAGTGCTATTTAATGGTGTGAGTGATGTAACAAGCATTGATGCAACAACAGTAACCATTAATAATGCAGCAGCAGACGTACTGGCAACAGGAGTGATCACGGCAGCAGTAAATTTTGCAGCGGACGGTCAGTTAATAGCTGATAACGGAATTACTGGAGCAGTAACTACGGCTAATAATAATACCGGTACACTTACAGTTGGAGCAGGGAATGTAACCGGAGCTATAGGTACAAATGGCGGTAACATATTAAAGCAAGTGCTATTTAATGGTGTGAATGATGTAACAAGCATTGATGCAACAACAGTAACCATTAATAATGGAGCAGCAGACGTACGGGCAGCAGGAGTGATCACGGCAGCAGTAAATTTTGCAGCGGACGGTCAGTTAATAGCTGATAACGGAATTACTGGAGCAGTAACTACGGCTAATAATAATACCGGTACACTTACAGTTGGAGCAGGGAATGTAACCGGAGCTATAGGTACAAATGGCGGTAACATATTAAAGCAAGTGCTATTTAATGGTGTGAATGATGTAACAAGCATTGATGCAACAACAGTAACCATTAATAATGGAGCAGCAGACGTACGGGCAGCAGGAGTGATCACGGCAGCAGTAAATTTTGCAGCGGACGGTGCATTAACGGCAAATAACGGAATTACCGGAGCGGTGACAACAAAGGCCAATAATACCGGTACACTTACAGTTGGAGTAGGAGATGTAACCGGAGCGATAGGAACAAATGGCGGTAATATATTAAAACAAGTATTGTTTAATGGTGCAAGTGATGTAACAAGCATTGATGCAACAACAGTAACCATTAATAATGGAGCAGCAGACGTACGGGCAGCAGGAGTGATCACGGCAGCAGTAAATTTTGCAGCGGACGGTGCATTAACGGCAAATAACGGAATTACCGGAGCGGTGACAACAAAGGCCAATAATACCGGTACACTTACAGTTGGAGTAGGAGATGTAACCGGAGCGATAGGAACAAATGGCGGTAATATATTAAAACAAGTATTGTTTAATGGTGCAAGTGATGTAACAAGCATTGATGCAACAACAGTAACCATTAATAATGGAGCAGCAGACGTACGGGCAGCAGGAGTGATCACGGCAGCAGTAAATTTTGCAGCGGACGGTGCATTAACGGCAAATAACGGAATTACCGGAGCGGTGACAACAAAGGCCAATAATACCGGTACACTTACAGTTGGAGTAGGAGATGTAACCGGAGCGATAGGAACAAATGGCGGTAATATATTAAAACAAGTATTGTTTAATGGTGCAAGTGATGTAACAAGCATTGATGCAACAACAGTAACCATTAATAATGGAGCAGCAGACGTACGGGCAGCAGGAGTGATCACGGCAGCAGTAAATTTTGCAGCGGACGGTGCATTAACGGCAAATAACGGAATTACCGGAGCGGTGACAACAAAGGCCAATAATACCGGTACACTTACAGTTGGAGTAGGAGATGTAACCGGAGCGATAGGAACAAATGGCGGTAATATATTAAAACAAGTATTGTTTAATGGTGCAAGTGATGTAACAAGCATTGATGCAACAACAGTAACCATTAATAATGGAGCAGCAGACGTACGGGCAGCAGGAGTGATCACGGCAGCAGTAAATTTTGCAGCGGACGGTGCATTAACGGCAAATAACGGAATTACCGGAGCGGTGACAACAAAGGCCAATAATACCGGTACACTTACAGTTGGAGTAGGAGATGTAACCGGAGCGATAGGAACAAATGGCGGTAATATATTAAAACAAGTATTGTTTAATGGTGCAAGTGATGTAACAAGCATTGATGCAACAACAGTAACCATTAATAATGGAGCAGCAGACGTACGGGCAGCAGGAGTGATCACGGCAGCAGTAAATTTTGCAGCGGACGGTGCATTAACGGCAAATAACGGAATTACCGGAGCGGTGACAACAAAGGCCAATAATACCGGTACACTTACAGTTGGAGTAGGAGATGTAACCGGAGCGATAGGAACAAATGGCGGTAATATATTAAAACAAGTATTGTTTAATGGTGCAAGTGATGTAACAAGCATTGATGCAACAACAGTAACCATTAATAATGGAGCAGCAGACGTACGGGCAGCAGGAGTGATCACGGCAGCAGTAAATTTTGCAGCGGACGGTCAGTTAATAGCTGATAACGGAATTACTGGAGCAGTAACTACGGCTAATAATAATACCGGTACACTTACAGTTGGAGCAGGGAATGTAACCGGAGCTATAGGTACAAATGGCGGTAACATATTAAAGCAAGTGCTATTTAATGGTATGAATGATGTAACAAGCATTGATGCAACAACAGTAACCATTAATAATGCAGCAGCAGACGTACTGGCAACAGGAGTGATCACGGCAGCAGTAAATTTTGCAGCGGACGGTCAGTTAATAGCTGATAACGGAATTACTGGAGCAGTAACTACGGCTAATAATAATACCGGTACACTTACAGTTGGAGCAGGGAATGTAACCGGAGCTATAGGTACAAATGGCGGTAATATATTAAAGCAAGTACTATTTAACGGTGTAAGTAACGTAACAACAATTGATGCCACAACAGTGAGCATTGGTAATGTAGCAGCAAATGTAACAGCAGCAGGAGCAATCACGTCAGCAGTAAGTTTTGGAGCGGACGGTGCATTAACGGCAAATAACGGAATTACCGGAGCGGTGACAACAAAGGCCAATAATACCGGTACACTTACAGTTGGAGTAGGAGATGTAACCGGAGCGATAGGAACAAATGGCGGTAATATATTAAAACAAGTATTGTTTAATGGTGCAAGTAACGTAACAAGCATTGATGCAACAACAGTGACGGTTAATAATGCAGCAACAAATGTGAAGGCAGCACAAGCAATAACGGCAGCAGTAAATTTTGCAGCAGACGGTGCGTTAACGGCGAATAACGGAATTACCGGAGCAGTAACTGCAGCAGGAGGTAACGGTACATTAACAACAGCCGGAGTAGGGGTTACCGGAGCGGTAGGTACAAATGCAGCATCTCTAAAAGTTCTGAATGCTAAAGTTAATAATGGGGCTGCAGACCTGGTGTTTGGTAGTGATATTTATGCACAAACCGTAAATTTTGATGATATTGTCGGTGGTGGAGCAGTCGGTACGATAAAAGTCGGCGGTAATTTAGTGGCTACAACTGTGAACTTCAGTGCTGATGTAGATGGTGGTACGTTAGAGTTTAACGGTCCTGGCGGTAACACTTATAACTTAAGCGGAGCTATAACAAACGGTGCTACCGGTATACTTAATATTAATGCTGGTGGTACAGTGATTGCAAACGATGCTAGTATAGGCACAGTTGCACAAATTAACATTCAAAATAATAAGTCTTTTGCAATAAATGCTAAGAACGCTGATGTTGATATATTAAACGCTCAAGCGATTAATTTTAAAGGAGCAAACTCAAATCTTTTCTTACTTAACGATAGTACTACAGATAATAGAGTTATAACTCTTAAAAATGATTTACCGGCGTTTGCAACCGGTGGCGGTGGGTTGACTCTTATTGGTACAACAAAACTTGTAACCTTACAAGGTGATGGCGGAGCTAAAGCAATAGGTACAGCAGGAAATGAATTAGCATCATTAAATGTTTTAGGTAGTGTAGCATTGAATAATATAGATACTACAAATGTTCTTGCATTTAATATCTTAGGTACTACAAATTTTGTTGATGTGGGTGGTATTACTAACCAAATTAATGTAATAAATATCGGTGCTGCAGGCGTAGGACATACAGGTGCAGCGGTTGCTGCTGCTGCCGGTTCTTATACGATTGATGCGAATGACGGTAATGTAGGAATTTTAGCAAACGGTCAGACTATTAATTTTGCCCATGAAGATGCAACTTTAGTATTACAAAATAGTGCAGCAGGAAACGGTACGATAACATTAAATGCCGTGCTTGATCCTGGAGCTCCAAATAAAGGTAAGCTTGCTGTAGATTCAGGAGCTAATGCCGGGAAAGTAATTCTTGCAAGTGCCGGGAATGCTACTTACGGTACTGCAGTAAATAGGTTAAAACAATTAGAATTTAGAGGAAACGGAACATTCCAAATAGATAGCGGTATATTTGCTAACGATTTAGAATTATCATTGCCGGCAATTACCTATAATAATGATATTAATTCTAATTTATCATTCGGTGCTGCTACTGCTTTAACTCAAAACGGTAATATTAACGGTAATGTAGATTTCAATAATCAAGCAGCAGTTATAACGCTTGGTGCAAATAAAAATATTACTGGTAGTGTTACAAGTACTGGTGGAGTTAACGGTACAATCATAGCAACCGGTGCAAGTACTATTAATGGACCTATTACAAACCTTGCTATGTTAAAAGTTGGTGCTGGGGCTGTAAGTATAACTACAGGCGGTAATACTAGCATCACTGAAATCCAAGGTAACGGTACTGCACTCTTAACATTACCTGCAAACTTTAACTTAACAGGCAGCATAAATAAAACCGGCGGTCAGGCTCTGAAGCTAAAATTCACGAATGGCGGTAGTGTTAGCGGTGCTGTAGGTAAAGTCGGTAATGAGGTCGGTGATATCACCACGGCAGGTACTACAAACTTTGCAAGCAGTGTTAACGCAAAAGGTGCAGCGACACTCGGTGGTACTACAAGTTTTGCCGATACATTTACTAACACCGGTGCAGTTACTTTAGCTAAAGCTTCTATCACTAATTTTGCTAAAAATGTAACAGCTACCAGCTTTGCAGCTAACAATGCTACTATTAATTTCGGTAATAGCCTAGCCTTTAATAGTAATATAACAGGTAGCGGTACTACACTTACTTTAGGTGCAAGCCAAGTAACATATACCGGCACCGGTAGCTTTACCGATACGCTAACCTTAAATACTACTTTTGACGGAGCAGCTAAGTCAGGCGGTAATATCTTAATTAAATCAGGTAGTACTCTTGATTTATCAGGGGTTTCAACTTTAGCACTTGTTGTTACTGCTACTAATTTCGACATTAATAATATAAGTCCAGATACAAAATATACGGTAATATCTGCAGAAACAGCAGGCGGATTAAAGCCTACTCCCGAAGGGAATGTTAAAATAACTATTAATAATGACAACCGTTTTGTTGACTTTACTTTTGATGCATCAACTTTAACATTATTTGCTGAAGATATAGCTGAAGATGTTATCGACGAATATTTTGAACCGGGTGGACCGCTTGCAAATATCCCAAATGCTGCAAATATAAAGAAATCGCTTGAGTTAATGGAAGATGCTCCAAACGGTTCGGATGCACGTCAAGCTTTCAATAATTTCGGCTTTATGACGCCGCAACAAGAAGCAGATGCTACAACTCACCTTATACAAGATGTTGTAAAACCTAGCGATACTATAGCTGCTATTAATAATCAAGTTATACTAAGTAATATCTCAAGTAGCTTAATTAATCTAAATGCTAGAATGGATGCAATACAGCCGGCTGCCGTAGCTGCCGGTGATGAGGACAGAGATGCTAAGTTTGGTGCATGGATAAGTCCGTTTGTCGGTAATGCAACGCAGAAGATGCGTAACAATATAAGCGGTTATAAGTCCGATACAACCGGTGGCACTATAGGTTTTGACGGCTTAGTTAACGATGATTTAGCACTCGGGCTTGCATATACAAGAGCCGATACCGATATTAAGCTGAAAAATAATAAGACGGGCGATAAGAATAAGGTAGAGAGTAACATCTATTCCGTATACGGTTTATATAATGTACCTTATGAAAATCTCTTCGTTGAAGCTATAGCATCTTACTCGGATAATAGGATAAAAAGCAAATCAAGACGTGTTGTTGCGGTAGCACAAAATACTATCGGTTATCAAACTGCAAACGGTAAGTATAAATCCGAAAGCTATACAGGTCAGTTAATGGCAGGTTATACCTATATGATGCCTGAGAACATTAACCTAACACCGCTTGCGGGACTTAGATATTCGGCTATCAAAGATAAGGGTTATAAAGAAACCGGTACTACTAACCAAAACCTTACAGTTAAAGGCAAGAACTATAATAGCTTCGATGGTTTACTCGGTGCTAAAGTATCAAGTAATATCAATGTCAATGAAGAAGTAGTGCTAACACCTGAGCTTTACGCAATGGTTGATTATGCATTCAAGAATAAAGTTCCGGCGATTGATGCAAGATTACAAGGTATGACTGCTCCTTTCCCAACCAACAGCTTTAAGCAAAGCAAAACAAGCTTTGATGTCGGTGTTGGTGTTACTGTTAAGCACAAAATGATGGAATATGGTATTAACTACGATACAAATATCGGAAGTAAGTATTTCGCTCAGCAAGGTAGTGTAAAAGTTCGTGTTAATTTTTAA
- a CDS encoding ankyrin repeat domain-containing protein: MKILIKDYAGFDKALGQKLLQKAIYAGDLELVETLYSKGADAQYKDQLGRTALHHAIKANCGEELIQFLIEHSTDINYRDKSGLTPLAMAKSNHCIPATELLLKANASEYYMYDDVIKVLGEYGY; this comes from the coding sequence GTGAAAATTTTGATTAAAGATTATGCAGGCTTTGATAAAGCTTTAGGACAAAAGCTTTTACAAAAAGCAATTTATGCCGGTGATTTAGAGTTAGTAGAAACTTTGTATAGTAAAGGTGCTGATGCCCAGTATAAAGACCAATTAGGACGCACCGCTCTGCATCACGCTATAAAAGCTAATTGCGGTGAAGAATTAATCCAGTTTTTGATTGAACACAGTACGGATATTAATTATCGTGATAAATCAGGTCTAACGCCGTTAGCCATGGCAAAAAGTAATCATTGTATCCCGGCTACAGAATTATTGCTCAAAGCTAATGCTTCTGAATATTATATGTATGATGATGTTATTAAAGTGTTAGGAGAGTACGGATACTAA
- a CDS encoding DNA translocase FtsK, giving the protein MLYYINKILSNNKVQAVILGISGFAIVTVLTSYNIDDPSFNSVTTEYPSNLVGIFGSYLSDCLYQFWGLAAFIIPLACFVWGRNCWYGRYRGLFIRIFVMLLALISSSTLLSKIKLEFIPANAGGAVGIIASNFFERFTNQLYLLLIFFTFIILVVLLEIKFTSLSNFIIKLGKFLIYRVQYFLHNVFSRLSSIRLFPTKNNDKINITSSYQKSVSEKVKFTEEVKPVPANPIKFFSKPPAVPKISQSEIAELPPISLLRDPENHHIKGASSSELKQKAEELLTVLNDFGVKGQIININQGPVVTQYEFEPAAGTKTSRVVGLSDDIARSLSALSTRIAVIPGKNVLGIELPNKQREFFCLKELIETPEYQDKSTLLPLVLGKDLAGKPLIADLAKMPHLLVAGTTGSGKSVGINAMIVSLLYRYTPEECRFIMIDPKMLELSAYDGIPHLLTPVVTEPSKAVVALKWAVKEMENRYRMMSNIGVKNIAGYNAKILEAVKENRVIERSIQTGFDPETGKPIYETVTMNMEKLPYIVVIVDEMADLMLVAGKDIEMLIQRLAQMARAAGIHIIMATQRPSVDVITGVIKANFPSRISFKVTSKIDSRTILGEQGSEQLLGMGDMLFMGNTSKISRVHGPFVNESEIEKITEYLKETGTPEYISAVTEQPEEDDSSIDIGDGTSDEVLYKKAVQIVRDERKSSISYIQRSLRIGYNKAANLVEKMEKDGIVSPPNHTGKREILLPER; this is encoded by the coding sequence TGTTATCTTAGGGATAAGCGGGTTTGCTATTGTTACTGTTCTCACATCATATAATATAGACGATCCGTCTTTTAACTCGGTTACAACAGAGTATCCTAGTAATTTAGTCGGAATTTTTGGCTCTTATTTATCGGATTGTTTATATCAATTTTGGGGGTTGGCTGCTTTTATTATACCTCTTGCTTGCTTTGTTTGGGGGAGAAATTGTTGGTATGGAAGATATCGCGGCTTATTTATCCGTATATTTGTAATGTTGCTTGCTCTCATTAGCAGTAGCACATTATTATCTAAGATTAAGCTAGAATTCATACCTGCAAATGCAGGCGGAGCTGTTGGAATAATAGCTTCTAATTTTTTTGAACGATTTACAAATCAACTATATTTATTATTAATATTTTTTACCTTTATTATATTAGTTGTTTTACTTGAAATTAAATTTACTTCTTTAAGTAATTTTATTATTAAGCTAGGTAAATTTTTAATCTATCGGGTACAATATTTTTTACATAATGTATTTTCACGATTATCGTCGATAAGATTATTCCCTACTAAAAATAATGATAAGATAAATATAACTTCTTCTTACCAAAAGTCTGTAAGTGAAAAAGTAAAATTCACTGAAGAAGTAAAACCCGTACCTGCAAATCCTATAAAATTCTTTAGCAAACCCCCAGCAGTTCCTAAAATATCTCAAAGTGAAATAGCAGAATTGCCGCCTATTTCGTTATTACGCGATCCTGAAAACCATCATATAAAAGGAGCTTCTTCTTCAGAGCTTAAACAAAAGGCTGAGGAGTTATTAACAGTACTGAATGATTTTGGAGTTAAGGGGCAGATAATTAATATCAATCAAGGACCGGTGGTAACTCAATATGAGTTTGAACCGGCAGCAGGCACGAAAACATCAAGGGTAGTAGGATTATCCGACGATATAGCACGTTCGCTTTCGGCTCTATCGACAAGGATAGCAGTCATACCTGGTAAAAATGTGCTTGGCATTGAGCTTCCTAATAAGCAGCGTGAATTCTTCTGCTTAAAAGAGCTGATAGAAACTCCCGAATACCAAGACAAATCAACCTTATTGCCGTTAGTTTTGGGTAAAGATTTAGCAGGTAAGCCGCTGATTGCTGACCTTGCTAAGATGCCTCACTTGCTTGTAGCAGGAACCACAGGTTCAGGTAAATCTGTCGGTATTAATGCGATGATTGTGTCGCTCTTATACCGCTATACTCCCGAAGAATGCCGCTTTATCATGATTGACCCGAAAATGCTTGAATTATCGGCTTATGACGGAATACCGCATTTGTTAACTCCCGTTGTAACCGAGCCTTCTAAGGCAGTAGTTGCTCTTAAATGGGCAGTTAAGGAAATGGAAAATCGCTATAGAATGATGAGCAATATCGGTGTTAAGAATATTGCGGGTTACAATGCAAAAATCTTAGAAGCGGTTAAAGAAAATAGAGTAATTGAGCGTTCGATTCAAACTGGTTTTGACCCTGAAACCGGTAAACCTATTTACGAAACCGTTACGATGAATATGGAAAAGCTACCTTATATAGTGGTCATTGTGGATGAGATGGCTGATTTAATGCTAGTTGCCGGTAAGGATATCGAAATGCTGATTCAAAGGCTTGCTCAGATGGCAAGGGCGGCAGGCATCCATATTATTATGGCAACGCAAAGACCGTCGGTAGACGTTATCACCGGCGTAATTAAAGCTAATTTCCCAAGTCGTATTAGCTTTAAAGTTACCTCTAAAATCGATAGTCGAACGATTTTAGGCGAACAAGGCTCCGAGCAGTTACTCGGTATGGGTGATATGCTATTTATGGGGAATACTTCAAAGATAAGTAGGGTACACGGACCGTTTGTTAACGAATCCGAAATTGAGAAAATTACGGAGTATTTAAAAGAAACTGGTACACCCGAATATATCTCTGCCGTTACTGAGCAACCTGAAGAAGACGATAGTAGCATTGATATTGGTGATGGCACATCTGATGAAGTGCTTTACAAAAAAGCCGTGCAGATAGTACGTGATGAGCGTAAATCCTCTATTAGTTATATCCAAAGGTCGCTTAGAATCGGTTATAACAAAGCTGCTAATTTAGTCGAGAAGATGGAGAAAGACGGAATAGTCTCACCACCGAATCATACAGGTAAAAGAGAGATATTACTGCCTGAGAGGTAA